The Glycine soja cultivar W05 chromosome 6, ASM419377v2, whole genome shotgun sequence genome has a window encoding:
- the LOC114417249 gene encoding myb-like protein X, translated as MAYNKGVHSSSGGSHRGRPYVLVLLITFGIALLGVMVLHKLRERRICTLLVKEKDQQILALQLLLQKERDRSKELRSKNEEMKGKLYTLRSQKMELARTVGEMQSTLDSLKDEQKLMESAFEEQQNELRSMQEKGKSVAQGGYDIEALRDNLKHKEEELEDLKRRLETPVNDHPTIFNEIVTANGTIAAQDEIEKDENSGESAKHEGDNNEGASKSELTKFKDGEVATEMRDGIRTDGDGATKDMDDAEVVDGREKKAMREEHAGQVENNTDGGGRVKQLAGTKRKHSRASRMKGKRWRTTVKNSSMENNGVFENHSDNRKVYKDELKGRRVGKVSNEENFAREDEGRNNNSQRKEKPHAKLLKTENHESKEDANDMKVNNTKHQVTNSGSNIYSQKILDEIRQSEENEQSQVQENWNKGHINKVDRNAAQTKSKVLLEGLEELKEVLDVQKQEKDSIDSGQDDEDNDYDFFKELHSEFEDEKDEYKGEIDESEFQTGL; from the exons atggctTACAACAAAGGGGTGCATAGCAGCAGTGGAGGGAGTCACAGAGGAAGGCCTTATGTGTTGGTATTGCTTATCACATTTGGGATTGCACTGCTTGGTGTCATGGTGCTTCACAAGCTCAGAGAGAGGCGCATCTGCACCCTTCTTGTCAAAGAGAAAGACCaacagattcttgctcttcagCTTCTCTTGCAG aAGGAAAGAGATCGCAGCAAAGAGTTGAGAAGCAAGAATGAAGAGATGAAGGGGAAGTTATACACACTGAGAAGTCAGAAGATGGAGCTGGCTAGAACAGTTGGGGAGATGCAATCCACCCTGGATTCGCTGAAAGATGAGCAGAAGCTGATGGAATCAGCATTTGAGGAGCAGCAGAATGAGCTGAGATCGATGCAAGAAAAGGGGAAAAGTGTTGCACAAGGAGGATATGACATAGAAGCATTAAGAGACAATCTTAAGCATAAGGAAGAAGAGTTAGAGGACTTGAAGCGCCGTCTTGAAACCCCGGTTAATGATCATCCTACCATCTTTAATGAAATTGTGACTGCAAATGGAACAATTGCAGCACAGGATGAAATTGAGAAGGATGAGAATTCAGGTGAATCTGCCAAGCATGAGGGTGATAACAATGAAGGTGCAAGTAAAAGTGAATTAACCAAGTTCAAAGATGGGGAGGTTGCAACTGAGATGAGAGATGGAATTCGGACTGATGGGGATGGCGCCACAAAAGATATGGATGACGCCGAAGTGGTGGATGGGAGAGAAAAGAAAGCAATGAGAGAAGAGCATGCAGGACAAGTAGAGAACAATACAGATGGTGGAGGTCGGGTGAAGCAATTGGCTGGGACGAAGAGGAAGCATAGCCGTGCAAGTAGAATGAAAGGGAAGCGCTGGAGAACCACTGTCAAGAATagttcaatggagaacaatggGGTTTTTGAAAACCACTCTGATAATAGAAAGGTTTACAAAGATGAGTTGAAAGGTAGAAGAGTTGGGAAAGTCTCTAATGAGGAAAATTTTGCAAGGGAGGATGAAGGAAGGAACAATAACagccaaagaaaagaaaagccacATGCCAAATTGTTGAAGACTGAAAACCATGAAAGCAAAGAAGATGCCAATGACATGAAAGTGAATAATACAAAACATCAGGTGACAAATAGTGGAAGTAACATATACTCACAGAAGATACTGGATGAAATTAGGCAGTCAGAAGAGAATGAACAGAGTCAAGTCCAAGAAAACTGGAACAAGGGGCATATCAACAAAGTTGACAGGAATGCTGCGCAAACAAAATCCAAGGTGTTACTTGAAGGGCTTGAAGAATTAAAGGAGGTTTTGGATGTACAGAAGCAAGAGAAGGATTCCATTGACAGTGGCCAAGATGATGAGGACAATGATTACGATTTCTTCAAGGAATTGCACTCTGAATTTGAAGATGAGAAGGATGAATACAAGGGAGAGATAGATGAGTCGGAGTTTCAGACTGGTTTGTAA
- the LOC114417250 gene encoding uncharacterized protein LOC114417250 has product MASFARGAASLTRIGLSSSKTPLQLIHRRGLADHHGPPKVACWKDPMSPSKWKEEHFVIVSLTGWGLLIYGGFKLATGGKGKKEEVLAKASTEA; this is encoded by the exons ATGGCCTCATTTGCACGTGGAGCCGCATCTCTAACCCGCATTGGTCTCTCCTCTTCCAAGACGCCCCTTCAACTCATCCACCGCCGTGGCCTCGCCG ATCACCATGGCCCTCCCAAAGTTGCCTGCTGGAAAGACCCAATGAGCCCGTCTAAATGGAAGGAAGAGCAT TTTGTGATTGTCTCTTTAACTGGCTGGGGGCTACTCATCTATGGGGGATTCAAGTTGGCCACAGGAGGCAAGGGCAAGAAAGAAGAG GTTTTGGCAAAAGCATCAACTGAGGCGTAG
- the LOC114416359 gene encoding QWRF motif-containing protein 3-like, protein MATRGGGSDDSWVAKIHKAMKKANNSVIGYVSSKSHWPLPQVHISLRPQHKSMEKILSMGFDLFKHKKSSKTRWFMSCGNLIGALDGLANLRYSVVLSKIEFEREKLELKLDDVLHSQMKLLQVWGSIEKRHVTAITIIYECLYAVACRVHLLDGAMLQDIELASIAQSHVIIWGGVKIEIVDNQADKIAELLSTLAEVVIQERFLLEEFDDIFHIIRVLEILERIPSGKLPTILTFCC, encoded by the exons ATGGCAACAAGAGGGGGAGGTTCTGATGATTCGTGGGTGGCGAAGATCCACAAAGCGATGAAGAAGGCTAACAATTCGGTTATTGGGTACGTGAGTTCCAAGTCTCACTGGCCATTGCCGCAAGTCCACATAAGCTTGAGGCCTCAACACAAGAGTATGGAGAAGATTCTGAGCATGGGTTTTGATCTCTTTAAGCATAAGAAATCTTCAAAGACGAGGTGGTTCATGAGTTGC GGAAATTTGATAGGTGCTTTGGATGGTCTAGCCAATTTACGATATTCAGTGGTGCTATCGAAGATAGAgtttgagagagaaaagcttgaGTTGAAGCTAGATGATGTACTACATTCTCAA ATGAAGCTATTGCAAGTGTGGGGAAGTATAGAAAAGCGACATGTAACTGCAATTACCATAATATACGAGTGTTTGTATGCTGTTGCGTGCAGAGTTCATCTTTTGGATGGTGCAATG TTACAGGATATAGAATTAGCATCCATTGCTCAAAG TCATGTTATCATCTGGGGAGGAGTTAAAATTGAAATCGTTGATAATCAAGCTGATAAGATTGCTGAGTTGTTATCAACATTAGCAGAAGTTGTTATACAAGAGAGGTTCCTCTTAGAGGAATTCGACGATATCTTCCACATCATACGTGTTCTTGAG ATACTTGAGCGCATTCCTTCTGGTAAGCTACCTACAATCTTAACATTTTGTTGTTAA
- the LOC114417252 gene encoding uncharacterized protein LOC114417252, which translates to MSSGIRAWSVAASVGIVEALKDQGICRWNHALRSAQHHLKNHVGSFSQANKLSSSAMISTTLKHEKANQSEESLRTVMYLSCWGPN; encoded by the coding sequence ATGAGTTCAGGAATTAGAGCATGGAGTGTGGCAGCAAGTGTTGGAATTGTGGAGGCCTTGAAAGACCAAGGCATATGCAGGTGGAATCATGCCTTAAGATCAGCTCAACACCATCTCAAAAACCATGTTGGCTCATTCTCTCAGGCTAACAAGCTTTCTTCTTCTGCTATGATATCCACAACACTAAAACATGAGAAGGCAAATCAATCAGAAGAGTCTTTGAGAACTGTCATGTACTTAAGCTGCTGGGGTCCCAACTAG